Proteins from a genomic interval of Marmoricola sp. OAE513:
- a CDS encoding DUF4190 domain-containing protein, which yields MSDPNPPAGEPSDEVGYWEKLAASGPQEPPSQIQFNPQSGTVLGSAEPQAAPGSVPAPPPNAAWAPPPQQQTPYGYGVGAPGLPDHPKADLAFVFGMIAGPGAIVSCLLTILVAPVALVLGYQARKAIDAEPGRWGGRGKATTGFVIGMIGTAVLALGLVTFTVLVIVAASDPDALSLV from the coding sequence ATGAGTGATCCGAACCCGCCCGCGGGCGAGCCGTCCGACGAGGTCGGCTACTGGGAGAAGCTGGCCGCGTCAGGCCCTCAGGAACCGCCGTCGCAGATCCAGTTCAACCCGCAGTCCGGCACCGTGCTCGGCAGTGCTGAGCCGCAGGCGGCCCCCGGCTCCGTCCCCGCCCCGCCCCCGAACGCTGCGTGGGCTCCCCCGCCGCAGCAGCAGACCCCCTACGGCTACGGCGTCGGCGCGCCGGGACTCCCCGACCACCCCAAGGCCGATCTCGCCTTCGTCTTCGGCATGATCGCCGGGCCGGGCGCGATCGTGAGCTGTCTCCTCACGATCCTGGTCGCCCCGGTCGCGCTCGTCCTCGGCTACCAGGCGCGCAAGGCGATCGACGCCGAGCCGGGCCGGTGGGGCGGTCGCGGCAAGGCCACCACCGGGTTCGTCATCGGCATGATCGGCACCGCCGTCCTCGCGCTCGGCCTGGTCACCTTCACCGTGCTCGTCATCGTGGCCGCTTCCGACCCGGACGCGCTGAGCCTCGTCTAG